A DNA window from Trypanosoma brucei brucei TREU927 chromosome 11 chr11_scaffold01 genomic scaffold, whole genome shotgun sequence contains the following coding sequences:
- a CDS encoding hypothetical protein, conserved (Low level similarity, but syntenic.), whose translation MGKIHEIVKPRQMDTSSPNFGLKSPYAHRDASDEIDELRSEVALLRQRQEQHMMRWEAAMKEQRQHCCDLAAVYRQLQELVNGIPDDSLGVARKKPLRPSPPDSTLLDEVREVLLDFKNYIERGRIVTNQKLEDMYNGIGEVKRALEEEAQHRKRGEERLRRLEEKQEQLFQLVASAASANDLSTLRTTLTELFKSGQNDLVVSSSRQYDSVKERIADCERQFRALQAEREHSERKLESLCHGNLQTAEVSIQQLQRRVETLCQELRAHTAPQNAEKPSAQTYTAYKIDEMLASLEMRMSERVDTTIKQFDMKHVQFVEHMVDSAKKAIEVADNLPKQVNHLQDEVANIQEAIQRHGEALNDQFLQGPLYGAFEEVRGWLRDVEQHTVKRGEFNEAMVNFDEKLASLRREFLIGGSVEHVSDESADDTGAFRQSKLAIIAPP comes from the coding sequence ATGGGGAAGATACATGAGATTGTAAAGCCACGACAAATGGATACGAGCTCGCCGAACTTCGGCCTCAAAAGCCCTTATGCCCATCGGGATGCATCAGATGAAATCGACGAGCTTCGAAGTGAGGTAGCCCTCCTGCGGCAACGCCAGGAACAGCACATGATGCGGTGGGAAGCCGCCATGAAGGAACAGCGGCAGCATTGCTGTGATTTGGCTGCCGTATATCGGCAATTACAAGAGTTGGTAAATGGCATCCCGGACGACAGTTTGGGCGTTGCAAGGAAGAAACCCCTTCGCCCGTCGCCTCCTGATAGCACCTTGCTTGATGAGGTTCGTGAGGTGCTGCTCGACTTCAAAAACTACATTGAGCGAGGCAGAATCGTCACCAATCAAAAACTTGAGGATATGTACAATGGCATAGGGGAGGTGAAGAGGGCCttggaggaggaagcacaACATCGGAAGCGAGGGGAAGAACGGCTCAGACGGCTagaagaaaagcaggagCAATTGTTCCAGTTGGTAGCCTCTGCTGCTTCAGCTAACGATTTGAGCACGCTACGCACTACATTGACTGAGTTGTTCAAGTCCGGACAGAATGATTTGGTAGTCTCCTCATCACGGCAGTACGACAGTGTGAAAGAGAGAATAGCGGACTGCGAAAGGCAGTTTCGTGCGCTACAAGCAGAGCGTGAGCATAGTGAAAGGAAGTTGGAGTCTCTATGTCATGGGAACCTCCAAACAGCGGAAGTCAGCATTCAACAGCTACAGCGGCGAGTGGAGACCCTTTGCCAAGAGCTGCGGGCTCACACAGCGCCGCAAAACGCTGAGAAGCCCAGCGCTCAAACATACACGGCATACAAGATAGATGAAATGTTGGCGTCGCTTGAGATGCGAATGTCCGAGCGTGTCGATACAACTATCAAGCAATTTGATATGAAGCATGTGCAGTTCGTTGAGCACATGGTGGACTCTGCAAAGAAGGCCATTGAGGTGGCGGATAACCTGCCAAAACAAGTAAACCACCTGCAGGACGAGGTTGCAAATATTCAAGAGGCCATTCAGCGTCATGGTGAGGCGCTGAACGATCAGTTCCTACAGGGCCCGCTGTATGGCGCCTTTGAAGAAGTGAGGGGCTGGCTGCGAGATGTTGAACAACACACGGTGAAGCGTGGCGAATTCAACGAAGCGATGGTCAATTTTGATGAGAAACTTGCGTCGCTGAGACGTGAGTTTCTTATTGGTGGGTCGGTGGAGCATGTTTCGGATGAAAGTGCCGATGACACTGGCGCGTTTAGACAATCAAAATTAGCTATCATAGCGCCCCCATGA
- a CDS encoding delta tubulin (similar to Tubulin delta chain (Delta tubulin). (Swiss-Prot:Q9UJT1) (Homo sapiens)), with amino-acid sequence MACVHVLVGQCGNQLGAHFLTALTDEARRCSDEDYASQISADHFRPAPTQKGIRRGGVSNGNSGHHDEPPLPRSVMIDMEPKVVESVVTGVNDGGAFQVRAEQCVTRDEGSGNNWAFGYYEQGRSRCDEIVESLRRQSEARGAAHSFHIVHSVAGGTGSGVGCLVSDAIRVEFPRALLLHTAVWPFATGEVVTQWYNCVLAMSALRESADAVFVAHNDDFDVSARPLQKAVNGRTSEVSFDTINHEIGRLLLDLHLPKKLYPVPSTAPEKKPHPQSTFPASRTTSSTGAMASLRCGGLTDVVEAVALDPALKFFSGLALPVTPPDNRVVAPEATSWYPLLCEASRRTSELFVPAPSGDNNTSNNLSTAFIEQRPLLWSLRGPAACSEGLAHLREVLSRSTPTPDGRELYVPPSALLLHEERLLGRRAHVSVFGPTHNIGLRLASALERAEDLLRVSAYVHHFSRYGVGEEELRDAVVRMWDTAAAYGAA; translated from the coding sequence ATGGCATGTGTGCATGTCCTGGTGGGGCAGTGTGGCAACCAACTTGGCGCACACTTTTTGACCGCACTAACAGATGAGGCACGCCGCTGCAGTGATGAAGATTATGCATCCCAAATTTCGGCTGATCATTTCCGTCCGGCACCAACACAAAAGGGAATCAGACGAGGAGGCGTAAGTAACGGCAACTCCGGTCATCATGACGAACCACCACTACCGCGCTCCGTCATGATTGATATGGAACCAAAAGTGGTCGAATCCGTCGTGACAGGCGTTAACGACGGAGGCGCATTCCAGGTACGAGCGGAGCAGTGCGTCACCCGGGACGAGGGAAGCGGGAACAACTGGGCGTTTGGATACTATGAGCAAGGAAGAAGTAGATGCGATGAGATCGTGGAATCCTTACGCCGGCAGAGTGAGGCGCGTGGGGCAGCTCATTCCTTTCATATCGTGCACAGTGTTGCAGGTGGAACCGGCTCGGGGGTGGGATGTTTGGTGTCCGACGCCATCCGGGTGGAGTTCCCACGAGCGCTTCTCCTCCACACGGCGGTGTGGCCGTTTGCCACCGGTGAGGTCGTAACGCAATGGTACAACTGCGTGTTGGCTATGAGTGCCCTACGCGAGAGTGCGGATGCTGTTTTCGTGGCGCATAATGATGACTTTGACGTCAGCGCGAGACCTTTGCAGAAGGCTGTCAACGGCCGAACAAGCGAAGTGAGCTTCGATACTATAAATCACGAAATtggccgcctcctcctcgacCTCCATCTTCCGAAGAAATTGTACCCGGTTCCCTCAACTGCACCCGAGAAAAAACCTCACCCACAGTCAACGTTTCCGGCTTCTAGAACAACTTCCAGTACGGGTGCTATGGCGTCGCTTAGATGCGGAGGCCTCACAGACGTCGTGGAAGCGGTTGCACTAGACCCAGCACTGAAGTTCTTCTCTGGTTTAGCCCTTCCCGTGACTCCACCTGACAACCGTGTCGTTGCGCCAGAGGCAACGTCGTGGTACCCGCTGTTGTGTGAAGCATCTCGTCGAACCAGTGAGTTATTCGTACCGGCACCGTCTGGTGACAATAACACTAGCAACAACCTTTCTACCGCATTCATCGAGCAGCGGCCCCTCCTATGGAGTTTGCGTGGGCCAGCTGCATGCAGTGAAGGTCTCGCGCATCTGCGGGAAGTGCTCTCGAGAAGTACGCCGACCCCTGACGGACGGGAGTTGTATGTACCGCCCTCTGCACTCCTTCTGCATGAGGAGCGGCTTCTCGGACGGAGAGCCCATGTTTCAGTTTTTGGTCCTACACATAACATCGGACTTCGACTAGCTTCCGCACTCGAGAGGGCTGAAGATTTACTTCGCGTCAGTGCGTACGTTCACCATTTTAGTCGATACGGAGTAGGTGAAGAGGAGCTGCGGGACGCCGTTGTGCGTATGTGGGACACTGCTGCCGCATACGGGGCGGCTTGA
- a CDS encoding 40S ribosomal protein SA, putative, with amino-acid sequence MTETSRRDLIFLVLSPFSPSLSSKALRNSHTRNMTSVSSGAKVLRMKESDVQKLLAMHCHLGTKNSSSAMKKYIHGRTSDGTNIIDIHMTWEKLILAARVIAAVENPQDVTVCSTRLFGQRAIFKFSQLVGTSFLGGRFIPGTFTNQIQKKFMQPRVLVVTDPRTDHQALREASLVNIPVIAFCDTDAPLEFVDIAIPCNNRGRHSISMMYWLLAREVLRLRGTIPRSVPWEVKVDLFFYRDPEEALKQEEATAAAEVHEEADEGYGWVERDNTWEQ; translated from the coding sequence ATGACAGAAACATCCCGTCGTGACCTTATTTTCCTTGTGCTTTCacccttctctccctctcttagTTCCAAAGCATTACGCAACTCCCACACACGCAATATGACCTCCGTCTCGTCCGGCGCTAAGGTCCTCCGAATGAAGGAGAGCGACGTGCAGAAGTTGCTCGCCATGCACTGCCACCTCGGCACgaagaacagcagcagcgccaTGAAGAAGTACATCCACGGGCGCACAAGCGACGGCACAAATATCATTGATATCCACATGACGTGGGAGAAGCTGATCCTTGCCGCCCGTGTGATCGCTGCGGTGGAGAACCCACAGGATGTCACCGTCTGTTCCACACGCCTATTCGGGCAGCGCGCCATCTTCAAGTTTTCCCAACTCGTTGGGACATCGTTCCTCGGTGGCCGGTTTATTCCCGGTACATTCACCAACCAGATCCAGAAGAAGTTCATGCAGCCACGCGTTCTGGTTGTCACGGATCCCCGCACAGACCACCAGGCCCTACGTGAAGCGAGCCTTGTCAACATCCCCGTCATTGCTTTCTGCGACACGGACGCACCACTGGAGTTTGTTGACATTGCCATCCCGTGCAATAACCGTGGACGCCATTCTATCAGCATGATGTATTGGCTGTTAGCCCGGGAGGTGCTGAGGCTCCGTGGCACCATCCCACGTAGTGTCCCATGGGAAGTGAAAGTGGACCTCTTCTTCTACCGTGACCCTGAAGAGGCATTGAAGCAAGAGGAGGCCACCGCCGCAGCTGAGGTCCATGAAGAAGCTGACGAGGGTTATGGATGGGTGGAGCGCGACAACACATGGGAGCAGTAA